In one window of Astyanax mexicanus isolate ESR-SI-001 unplaced genomic scaffold, AstMex3_surface scaffold_50, whole genome shotgun sequence DNA:
- the LOC125797553 gene encoding stanniocalcin-like: MILKGGFLLFLVLAVTAQGDYEPALRQTRFIASTPSEVTRCLSSALQVGCSAFACLESSTCDTDGMHDICNIFLNSAAVLNTEGKTFVKESIKCIAKGITSKVHQTIRRCAAFQNMITEVQEECYSKLGICGVARSNPDAIGEVVKVPKHFPNRYYSTLLQSLMECDEDTVGVVRSGLVAKLGPDMDTLFQLLQKKPCSADGETDGQDSFRWPLGPPTFKIQPSLNNRDPNHLFARKRSVEK, translated from the exons ATGATCCTAAAGGGTGGATTCCTCCTGTTCCTCGTCCTCGCCGTGACTGCGCAGGGTGATTACGAACCGGCACTGAGACAAACTCGTTTTATAGCCAGCACTCCAT CGGAAGTGACGCGCTGTCTCAGCAGTGCTCTGCAGGTCGGCTGCAGTGCGTTCGCCTGCCTGGAGAGTTCCACATGCGACACTGACGGCATGCACGACATCTGCAACATCTTCCTCAATTCTGCAGCAGTTTTAAACACAGAG GGCAAGACCTTTGTCAAAGAGAGCATCAAGTGCATTGCTAAAGGCATCACTTCCAAGGTTCATCAGACCATCAGGCGCTGTGCTGCCTTCCAAAACATGATCACTGAGGTGCAGGAGGAATGCTACAGCAAGCTGGGCATCTGTGGAGTCGCACGTTCTAACCCTGATGCTATTGGAGAAGTGGTTAAAGTGCCCAAACATTTTCCAAACAG GTATTACAGCACTCTGCTGCAGAGCCTGATGGAGTGTGATGAGGACACGGTGGGCGTGGTTCGGTCGGGGCTCGTGGCTAAACTGGGTCCAGACATGGACACTCTGTTCCAGCTGCTGCAGAAGAAACCGTGCTCTGCTGACGGCGAGACAGACGGTCAGGACAGTTTCCGCTGGCCCCTTGGACCCCCGACCTTCAAGATCCAACCCAGTTTAAACAACAGGGACCCAAATCATCTTTTTGCCAGGAAGCGTTCAGttgaaaaataa